Below is a genomic region from Catenuloplanes atrovinosus.
GACTACATCCGGTTCCGTGACACGCTGTCGCCGGAGGAGCGCGAGGTGCCGATCTACACCATCGCCTTCGACTCCGGCGCGTCCGGCGGCGTCTCATGCGGCGGCTACCGGCCGGACGACGGACCGGCCGGCGTCGACGGCGCCACCCAGTGGGAGCGCGAGCTGCGAGCGATCGCGGCGGCCAGCGGCGGCCAGCTGTTCCCGGCGAGCCCGGACGCGCCGCTCTACAGCGTCTTCTGGAGCATCCGTGGCCAGCAGTAAGGTGACCGGCTGGTTCGCGTCGATGCCGCACCTGATCGGGGCGTCGGCCGCGCTGATCTTCGGTGGTGCCGCCATGCTCGGCGTGCTGGAGACGATGATGCGCCCGCACTTCCGGTTCTGGCCGCTGGTGGTGCTCGCCGCCTACCTCCTCGGCTCGCTGGTCACCGGGCTGCTGATGTGGCTCACCGCCGCCCGGCCCCGGCCGCCGCTCTGGACGTACTGGGTGATCGACGTGCCCATCTGGCGACTGGGCGGAGAGCCGCGCCGCCTGCTGCTGATGGCCGCCGTCACCCTCGGGGTGGTCAGCCTGCTCTACATCCCGCTGTTCTACCTCGGCTGGCAGCACCTCGAGGGGTGGAGCGGCCCGGCGAGCGTGATCGTCGCGGTGGCGTCGCTGGTCGTCGCCTATGTCGAGTCCCGCAACCGCCGCGGCCCCGGGTGACCGTGCCCGGGGTGCCCGCCCGGCGCCGAGGCCGCCCCCGGGAACCCGTTCCCGGGGGCGGTCCCCGATCTCCGGCGGTCAGAGACCGCCGGTGTGGAGCAGGAGGTTCGGCGAGCCGGTGCCCGGGTTGGCGACCACCCCCGGCGTCGCCGCCGCGAGGACGGCCGCGTTGACCTCGGCCGGGGCGGCGGACGGGTGGGTGGCCAGGTAGAGCGCGGCGGCGCCGGCCACGTGCGGCGCGGCCATCGACGTACCGCTGATGGTGCTCGTCGAGGTGTCGTCGGTGGACCACGCGGACGTGATGTTGATGCCCGGTGCGAACAGGTCGACGCACGTGCCGTAGTTGGGCCAGCCGGGCTTGCGGTCGACCGAGTTGGTGGCGGAGACGGTCAGCGCCTCGGTCACCCGGGCCGGCGACTGCGTGCAGGCGTCCAGCGCGATGATGCCGAGCAGGCCGTTGCCGGCCGCGATCGCGTAGGTGACGCCCGAGGCGATCGAGCGGCGCACCGCGTCGTCCAGCACGGTGTCGGCGCCGCCGCCCAGGCTCATGTTCGCCACCGCGGTGTCCGCCGCGTTCGCGGTGACCCAGTCGATGCCGGCCACCACCTGCGCGGTCGTGCCGCTGCCCTCGCAGTTCAGCACGCGCACCGCGACCAGCGAGACGCCCTTGGCCACGCCGTGCGCCTCGCCGCCGACCGTGCCGGCCACGTGCGTGCCGTGGCCGTTGCAGTCATCCGCGGTGCCGCCGTCGACCGCGTCGAAACCGCTGACCGCCCGCCCGCCGAAGTCGCCGTGCGTGGTGCGGATGCCGGTGTCGATGATGTACGCCGTCACGTTCTCCGCCGTGGTGGCGTACGTGTACGACTCGTCCAGCGGCCGTTCGCGCTGGTCGATGCGGTCCAGTCCCCACGACGGCGGGCTCGGCTGCGTCGCCTGCACCGTGTGGATCACGTTCGCCTGCACGTAGGCCACGCCCGGCGCGGCGGCGAGCCGCCGGGCCTGCGTCGCCGACATCGTCGCGGCGAACCCGCGCAGCGCGTGCTCGAACGTGTCCCGTACCGTCGCGCCGTGCCGTTTCGCCAGGTCACGTGCCTGGTCCGGGACCGCGGTGGTGCCGTCGTCGAGCACCACGACGTAGCTGTCCGGGACCACCCGCGCGCCCGGCGCCTCGAGCACCGTGCCCTCCGCGGGCGCCGCCGCGGACGCTCCCGGCAGGCCGAACGTGCCGATCGCCACCGCGATCCCGGCCGCGATCCCCAGCCGCCCTCGTCTCGCCATCCGTACCTCCCCATCGAAGACCGAACCGGCAGGCTCGGCCGCCCTGTCCGGACGCTATCGCCTGCGATCGATGAAAGGGAATGCCTGGATGCAACCGGATCGCACCCGGGCGGCACCCGCGCCGCCACCGGGTGACGGTTTCGTCAGCGTGGGCGGTGAATCCCCGCCGCCCGGCGGACGGCAGACAGGACGGCGGCATGGTGACCAAGGCGCTTCGCACCCACGACCCGGTCGCGGACGACGACTCCACCCCGAGCGCCCCGGCGCGCCCGGTCACGCTGCCGCCGCTGCCCGGCGGTGACGTTCCCGCACTCGGCATCCAGCGCGCGTAGGGGGTCATCGTGCGCCAGACCACCATGCCGTATCTGACCAGCGCGTTCATCGTTCCGGCCGGGACCGCGGCGCCGGAGCCGGCCGGGCCGCCCGGACCGCCGACCGTGCTGGTCGCCGACGACGACGAGGACGTGCGCGCGCTCGTCGAGTTCACGCTGGAGTCCGCCGGCTACCGGGTGATCATGACTGGGGACGGGCTGTCCGCGCTCAGCCTCGCGGTCCAGCACCGCCCGCAGCTGATCCTGCTGGACGTGGTCATGCCCGGCCTGAACGGTCTGGACATCTGCTACGAGCTCCGGGCGAAACCCCGCACCACGGACATCCCGGTGCTGATCCTGAGCGGCCGCGACACCAGCGGCGACATCGACCTCGGCATGACGCTCGGCGCCAGCTACTACATGACCAAGCCGTTCCGCCCTCAGGAACTGCTCAACCGCGTCCAGCGCCTGCTGCACCCCTGACATTCCGTTTCCAGCTTCCGGCGTGGTCACCCCCCGCACGCTCGGAGCGGGCACCGGTCGTCGCTGGCGCTCCTCCCTGTCCGATCCGAGGCCGGTCACCGAACGAAACCCGGGTCAGTCCGTGAGGGCGAGGCGGGTGGCGGCGACGAACGCGTCGAAGACCGCGGTGGTGGTGTGCTTGCGGCGGGGCCGGGTGTTCTCGGTGAACATGGCGGCGCGCAGGTCGGTGGTCAGCTCCAACTGGGTGCCCGCGCCGGTCAGCGTGCGGTTGGCGATGTTGGCCGGGTCGGTGCCGGACAGCGCGGGCACGGTGGCGGCGTCCACGTGCTGGATGCCGGCGGCCTCGTACCGGTTGCGGAGCCGGGTCTTCAGCGCCTGATCACGGCCGCCGACCAGGACCGCGGCGGTGCCGTCCGGCAGGCCGGCCTCCGCGGTGGAGCAGCCGTGCAGCGAGACGGTGCGGCGGGCGCCACCGGCCAGGGACAGCGCGACCGGGTCGTCGCAGTTCGTGGACGTGACGTGCAGGTCCGCGTTGCCGCTGGAACGCAGCCCCTCGAACAGCCAGTGGTCGTAGAGCCGGCCGGTCAGCGGCGCCTCGTCGGACGGGCGGTAACCGGCGATCGCGATGCACAGCTCGGACGTGCCCGGCTCGATGCCGCCGCCGTGCACCGCGAGAATCGTGGTGTCCGGGAACGGCTGGGTGCCGCCGTGCGCGGTCGCGTGCCGCCGGAACCGCCGCGTCCACTCGACGTGCTCGACGGAGGCCAGCGCGGCGTAGAGCGCGCTGTTGGACGGGTAGCGGTCGGCCGCGTGCGCGGGACGGGCGCCGGCGGCCACGGCGATCGGCGGCGCGGCCAGCGCGCCGAGCGCGACGAGAACGGTACGGCGGTGCAGCGTGGACATCGATCGGCTCCAGTCTGGAACATCGGGTCGTGACACGGCGTCCAGTATGGACGACGCGGTGTCACGCCGGTGTCACGTCCTTGACCCGGGTGCCGGCCCGCCACACGCCGATGATCCGGGACGGGTCCGCCAGCAGGGACGGGTCCGCCAGCGGGTCACCGTCGACGGTCAGCACGTCCGCGTCGTAGCCCGCCGCGAGCAGCCCGGAGCGGGGCGCCTGGCGGCCGAGCGTGGCCGGGCCGGTCGCGGTGGCGGCCTCGATCGCGGCCAGCGGCGTCATGCCGATCTCGGTGAGCAGCACGATCTCGCGCCCGTTGCGCCCCCACGCCGCCGTGCCGTCACCGGTGCCGCCGAGGTCGGAGCCCATCGCGATGGTCACGCCGGCCTCGTACGCGCGGGTGACGTTGTCCCGGTGGGTCTGCGCGATCGCGGCCATCTTCCGCGCGGCGTACGGCGCCACCCGTCCACTGTCGAGCACCTCGCGGATGATGGTGAGCGTCGGCACCAGGATCGCGCCGGTCTCCCTCATCGCCGCGCACGCCTCGTCGTCGAGGTAGCTGCCGTGCTCGATGGTGTGCACCCCGGCCGTGAGCGCCGCCATGATGCCCGGCTTGCCGTGGCAGTGCGCGGCGACGCTGCGTTCCGCGAGCCCGGCGACCTCCACGATGGTGCGCAGTTCCCGGTCGGTGAACTGCTGGTGGATCGGATCGTCGATCACGCTCATCACGCCGCCGGACGCGCACACCTTGATCACCTTGGCGTTGCGCCGCAACTGCTCGCGGACCACCTTGGCGCACTCGGCCTCGCCGTCGGCCAGGCGGAAGTCGGCGCCCAGCCGGGCGGTGTCACGGACCCACTCGACCGGGAACGAGTGCACGTCGCCGTGCCCGCCCGTGGTGGACAGCACCGATCCGGCCGCGTAGATGGCCGGTCCGTCGGCCAGGCCCTCCTCGACCACGGGCGCCAGGTAGAGGCCCAGGCCGCCCAGCTCGCGGATGCTGGTCACGCCGGCGTCGAGCGCCCGCCGCAGGCTCCGCGTGCTGCGCGCCGCCCGCGTCGCCGGGTGCTCCTGCGCGATCTCGGCGTAGTCGAACTGGTCCGGGCGGGTGCCGAGCAGGTGCGTGTGCGAGTCCCAGAGGCCCGGCATGACGGTACGGGCCCGGACCACCGGCGTCGCCTCCGTGCCGGGCGGTGCCTCGCCGCGCGGCCCGGCGTACGCGATGACGGGCCCGTCCATGACGACGACGGCGTCGCGGACCGGCTCGCCGCGCCCGGGGATCAGCTGCTCTGCCTCGATACGGTGCACCGGCGCACCCTACCGCCGCCGGGCTCAGGCGCTTCGGTGCAGCGCGCGGATGCGCTGCATCAGCGTGGTCACCTGATCGGTGCCGAGGTGGTCGGGGATGAAGTCGCCGGTGGACATCACGTCGGCGACGGCCTCGCGGACGCCCGGCGCCTCGGTGTCGATCAGGCCCATGGACCAGTCCGCGAACGTGCGCCGCGGCACGTCGCGCACCGCGATCAGCGCGACGTCGTCGTGCCGGGGGTCCTCCGCGATGGTCCGGAACGTGCGGGTGACCTGCGCGGCGTCGCCCTCCAGGCACTGCAGGAAGTGCTCCGGGCCGTACAGCAGCACGCCGGTCAGGCCGAGCCGCGCGTTGTTCTCCCGGGCCTGGTCGCGGATGTGGTGGATGCTCTCCGGCGACAGCCGATCCTGCCGGCTGCGGTAGATCAGTTGCGTCACCGTCACCGCCTCAATCTATCGCGTACTCGGGCGTATCGGGCGGGCTTGCGCCACGGATGGCAGGCTTG
It encodes:
- a CDS encoding response regulator transcription factor, translated to MRQTTMPYLTSAFIVPAGTAAPEPAGPPGPPTVLVADDDEDVRALVEFTLESAGYRVIMTGDGLSALSLAVQHRPQLILLDVVMPGLNGLDICYELRAKPRTTDIPVLILSGRDTSGDIDLGMTLGASYYMTKPFRPQELLNRVQRLLHP
- a CDS encoding S8 family peptidase, producing the protein MARRGRLGIAAGIAVAIGTFGLPGASAAAPAEGTVLEAPGARVVPDSYVVVLDDGTTAVPDQARDLAKRHGATVRDTFEHALRGFAATMSATQARRLAAAPGVAYVQANVIHTVQATQPSPPSWGLDRIDQRERPLDESYTYATTAENVTAYIIDTGIRTTHGDFGGRAVSGFDAVDGGTADDCNGHGTHVAGTVGGEAHGVAKGVSLVAVRVLNCEGSGTTAQVVAGIDWVTANAADTAVANMSLGGGADTVLDDAVRRSIASGVTYAIAAGNGLLGIIALDACTQSPARVTEALTVSATNSVDRKPGWPNYGTCVDLFAPGINITSAWSTDDTSTSTISGTSMAAPHVAGAAALYLATHPSAAPAEVNAAVLAAATPGVVANPGTGSPNLLLHTGGL
- a CDS encoding metal-dependent hydrolase family protein, whose product is MDGPVIAYAGPRGEAPPGTEATPVVRARTVMPGLWDSHTHLLGTRPDQFDYAEIAQEHPATRAARSTRSLRRALDAGVTSIRELGGLGLYLAPVVEEGLADGPAIYAAGSVLSTTGGHGDVHSFPVEWVRDTARLGADFRLADGEAECAKVVREQLRRNAKVIKVCASGGVMSVIDDPIHQQFTDRELRTIVEVAGLAERSVAAHCHGKPGIMAALTAGVHTIEHGSYLDDEACAAMRETGAILVPTLTIIREVLDSGRVAPYAARKMAAIAQTHRDNVTRAYEAGVTIAMGSDLGGTGDGTAAWGRNGREIVLLTEIGMTPLAAIEAATATGPATLGRQAPRSGLLAAGYDADVLTVDGDPLADPSLLADPSRIIGVWRAGTRVKDVTPA
- a CDS encoding poly-gamma-glutamate hydrolase family protein; protein product: MSTLHRRTVLVALGALAAPPIAVAAGARPAHAADRYPSNSALYAALASVEHVEWTRRFRRHATAHGGTQPFPDTTILAVHGGGIEPGTSELCIAIAGYRPSDEAPLTGRLYDHWLFEGLRSSGNADLHVTSTNCDDPVALSLAGGARRTVSLHGCSTAEAGLPDGTAAVLVGGRDQALKTRLRNRYEAAGIQHVDAATVPALSGTDPANIANRTLTGAGTQLELTTDLRAAMFTENTRPRRKHTTTAVFDAFVAATRLALTD
- a CDS encoding BLUF domain-containing protein — protein: MTVTQLIYRSRQDRLSPESIHHIRDQARENNARLGLTGVLLYGPEHFLQCLEGDAAQVTRTFRTIAEDPRHDDVALIAVRDVPRRTFADWSMGLIDTEAPGVREAVADVMSTGDFIPDHLGTDQVTTLMQRIRALHRSA